A single Gemmatimonadota bacterium DNA region contains:
- a CDS encoding phosphatase PAP2 family protein: MRPRPSEWLLGGYATVVIATGLVRMDRYPAAAWAVVAHGLLLVLLGLFQSPRLGPAGRLLRGAAPFVVLLALYGALDLLSGFGAERTYDVLIRQWERGLFGHEISAEWWRRAPSPFWSSVLHAAYFAYYFVVPVPILISIVRRDEPRLVFASFALMATFVVCYLWFIFFPVAGPYYEYVRPDAWFTANGPARAVYGVLERGSSYGAAFPSSHVAATWVAAAMTWPASRPVGGALIVAAGLLTVGVVYCQMHYGIDALAGAIVAAMVVPATRWIFTSAGRTVPGN, from the coding sequence GTGAGGCCCCGACCATCCGAGTGGCTGCTTGGCGGCTATGCCACGGTCGTCATCGCCACGGGACTGGTCCGGATGGATCGGTATCCCGCCGCCGCGTGGGCGGTGGTGGCCCATGGACTGCTGCTGGTGCTCTTGGGGCTGTTCCAATCTCCCCGACTCGGGCCGGCCGGCCGGCTGCTCCGGGGCGCCGCCCCGTTCGTCGTCCTGCTGGCACTCTACGGAGCCCTCGACCTCCTGAGCGGCTTCGGGGCCGAGCGAACCTACGACGTCCTGATCCGGCAATGGGAACGCGGCCTCTTCGGCCACGAGATCAGTGCGGAATGGTGGCGCCGGGCGCCAAGCCCCTTTTGGTCCTCGGTGCTCCATGCGGCGTATTTTGCCTACTACTTCGTCGTTCCGGTCCCGATCCTGATCTCGATAGTCCGGCGCGACGAGCCCCGGCTGGTGTTCGCCAGTTTCGCGTTGATGGCCACCTTCGTCGTCTGCTATTTGTGGTTCATTTTCTTTCCGGTGGCGGGGCCCTACTACGAATACGTTCGGCCCGACGCGTGGTTCACGGCCAATGGGCCGGCCCGGGCCGTGTACGGCGTACTCGAGCGGGGGAGCTCATACGGGGCCGCGTTTCCATCGTCACACGTGGCGGCCACCTGGGTAGCGGCCGCGATGACGTGGCCTGCCTCCCGCCCCGTGGGCGGCGCACTCATCGTCGCCGCCGGGCTCCTCACCGTCGGGGTGGTCTACTGCCAGATGCACTACGGGATCGACGCCCTCGCGGGGGCGATCGTCGCGGCGATGGTCGTTCCCGCCACGCGGTGGATCTTCACTTCGGCTGGTCGTACCGTTCCAGGTAATTGA
- a CDS encoding NAD(P)-dependent oxidoreductase yields the protein MGAGGQPGHERRTDEPGDDPVQDLPRLRAPLVNVLVTGATGFVGGHLVDALLAGGHSVSALVRSPSKAGDMTARGVKVIAGNVDRSDGLAEACEGHDLVYHVAGLVAARSQAEFDAANRDGTARLVAGAIEAQCPRFILVSSLAAGGPTVRDRPLTGIEPPHPVTQYGRSKLAGEEVVRASALDWTIIRPPAVYGPGDRELFRVFRAAALGFAPVFGSGAQQLSFVYAPDLAEALVAAGTAPTTSRRTYYACHPEAISSRRLIELVGAAMGKRVKIFGIPEPLGRAILWATDRAARVAGKATVLSFDKAAEFFAPAWLADPGPLTTATGWTARHDCETGARLTADWYRQHRWL from the coding sequence ATGGGTGCTGGAGGACAACCCGGTCATGAACGCCGGACTGACGAACCTGGGGATGACCCCGTACAAGACCTTCCGCGTCTACGAGCGCCGCTTGTGAACGTGCTGGTCACCGGTGCGACCGGCTTCGTAGGTGGCCACTTGGTCGACGCGCTACTGGCCGGTGGACATTCGGTCTCGGCCCTGGTGCGAAGCCCATCGAAAGCCGGCGACATGACGGCCCGAGGCGTCAAGGTCATCGCGGGCAACGTCGATCGCTCCGACGGCTTGGCGGAGGCCTGCGAAGGCCACGACCTCGTCTATCACGTGGCCGGACTCGTCGCCGCCCGGAGCCAAGCCGAGTTCGATGCCGCCAATCGAGACGGCACCGCCCGCCTGGTAGCCGGCGCCATCGAGGCCCAATGTCCCAGATTCATCTTGGTGTCGTCCCTGGCCGCTGGGGGCCCTACCGTCAGAGACAGGCCCTTGACCGGGATCGAGCCCCCCCATCCGGTCACTCAGTACGGCCGGAGCAAGCTCGCCGGCGAAGAGGTCGTTCGTGCGTCCGCATTGGACTGGACGATCATCCGCCCACCCGCCGTCTACGGCCCCGGCGACCGGGAGTTGTTCCGAGTATTCCGAGCCGCGGCGTTAGGGTTTGCTCCGGTATTCGGCAGTGGCGCTCAGCAGCTTTCGTTCGTGTATGCCCCGGATCTGGCGGAAGCGCTCGTCGCGGCCGGGACGGCCCCAACAACGTCGCGGCGAACCTATTATGCTTGCCACCCGGAGGCGATCTCCAGTCGCCGGTTGATCGAACTCGTCGGGGCGGCGATGGGAAAACGGGTCAAGATCTTCGGCATTCCAGAGCCACTCGGCCGAGCCATCCTTTGGGCCACCGATCGGGCGGCCCGGGTGGCGGGCAAAGCCACGGTACTCTCCTTCGACAAGGCAGCCGAGTTCTTCGCGCCAGCCTGGCTCGCCGACCCGGGGCCGTTGACCACCGCTACGGGGTGGACAGCCCGGCACGATTGTGAGACGGGTGCCCGCCTGACGGCTGATTGGTATCGCCAGCATCGGTGGTTGTGA
- a CDS encoding N-acetyltransferase codes for MAVSDRAGLKAFIDLPFRLHQRDLLWVPPLRRDVEILLSRIKNPFFEHGEAEYFLAERGGEVVGRIAAIVNRLHNEAHHDRVGFFGFFETIDDHTVATALVEAAAAWLKSKSFDSIRGPASFSVNDEYGLLVAGFDTPNTIMMPHNPASYARLLEGAGLAGVKNLTAYQGGDEKQFVTPPDRIRRAVDIAKKRFGITVRALRLKDFKAEVETVKTLYNRCWESNWGAVPMTDPEIDHLAAQFRPVVVPDLVPFAERDGEPIGFGLALPDFNQILRTNRQGRMWPAALQLLWAVKRQKIRRTRILLLGVLPEYRGKAVDALLYHWIWTKAGARNMTWGEGGWVLEDNPVMNAGLTNLGMTPYKTFRVYERRL; via the coding sequence TTGGCGGTCTCGGACCGCGCCGGACTCAAGGCCTTCATCGATCTGCCGTTTCGACTCCACCAGCGGGACCTGTTATGGGTCCCGCCGTTGCGTCGGGATGTCGAGATCCTCCTCTCTCGGATCAAGAATCCATTCTTCGAGCACGGGGAGGCCGAGTATTTCCTGGCCGAACGCGGAGGCGAAGTGGTGGGCCGGATCGCGGCGATCGTCAACCGGCTCCACAATGAGGCGCACCATGACCGGGTCGGGTTCTTCGGGTTTTTCGAGACGATCGACGATCACACCGTCGCAACGGCGCTCGTCGAAGCCGCGGCAGCCTGGCTCAAATCCAAGAGTTTCGATTCAATCCGGGGTCCGGCGTCGTTTTCCGTCAACGACGAATACGGCCTGCTCGTCGCCGGGTTCGACACGCCCAACACCATCATGATGCCCCACAACCCGGCCAGCTACGCCCGACTGCTCGAAGGCGCCGGCTTGGCCGGGGTGAAGAACCTAACGGCCTACCAAGGGGGCGACGAAAAACAGTTCGTGACGCCGCCCGATCGGATCCGGCGAGCGGTCGACATCGCGAAGAAACGGTTCGGCATCACGGTCCGGGCGCTCCGCCTCAAGGACTTCAAGGCCGAAGTCGAGACCGTCAAGACTCTCTACAACCGGTGCTGGGAATCAAACTGGGGCGCCGTGCCAATGACCGATCCCGAGATCGATCACTTGGCAGCCCAGTTTAGGCCGGTGGTGGTGCCCGATCTGGTACCCTTTGCCGAGCGCGACGGTGAACCCATCGGCTTCGGGCTGGCACTCCCGGATTTCAACCAGATCCTCCGGACCAATCGGCAGGGACGGATGTGGCCGGCCGCGCTCCAATTGCTGTGGGCGGTGAAACGGCAGAAAATCCGCCGGACCCGGATCCTTCTCTTGGGCGTCCTGCCTGAGTACCGCGGGAAGGCCGTCGACGCCCTCCTTTATCATTGGATCTGGACCAAGGCAGGCGCCCGCAACATGACCTGGGGCGAAGGTGGATGGGTGCTGGAGGACAACCCGGTCATGAACGCCGGACTGACGAACCTGGGGATGACCCCGTACAAGACCTTCCGCGTCTACGAGCGCCGCTTGTGA